The genomic segment CGCAGCACACGAGGTTGCCGTCGCGGTCGAAGAGCAGGCCGTTGGTGCCGGCCTTCTCGCGCCAGATCGTCTTCTCGCCGGTGGGCGTGAGTTGGTGAATGCCCTTCTCGCCGCTGGTGAACACGCCGAACTTCGGGTCCCACGCCGGCCCCTCGCCGCCGGCCCCTTCCGCCGAGAGCGGCACGAGCTTCGCCCCCGGCTCGAAGATCGGTTCGTCTTTCGCGTCGGCCGCGACCAGGCCCAGTTCCTTCAGCACGGCGGCGGGTGTGGTGATGACGAAATCTTTCTCCTTGCCGAGCAACTTGAACGCGGCTGACGCCGGCGCGTAAGCGGTCGCGAGTTCGTCGGGCTTCAGCGCCTTCCCGCCGCCGGAGACGCCGCCCGCGATGACGAGGCGCTTCGGCGCGCATAGCGCCGCGATGTGCCCGACGTCGCCCACGTCGCGGAGGATGCCGGGCGCGAGTGTGCCGAGCCGCTGGTTCGCCAGCGGTTCGTCCGTGACGAAACTCGCGAGCGTGTCGACCGCCGCAACCCGGGCAATGCGTTTCTCGGTACCGTCGGCCGCTGCCACGCACAACGCGAGCAGACCGGCCGGGCCTTGACCAACGACTGTAACGTCTTTCAAGCCGCCCTCATCCCGGAGTACGAGCAGTACCCGTTGGGCGTCGGTGCGCCACTGCTCCAACAGCGGTCGCCCGAGCCACAGCGCCCATTCAGCGGAGTTGTGGTCCGGTGCCCGGCCGACCCGTTCGCCGGCGGCGGCCAGCGTCCCCGTCCCGCGAAGGTCAAACGTCACAACGGTTGCCCCCGCTCCCTTCAACAGGTGGTACAAGTCACTTTTCTGGGCCGCCGCGGCGCCTTCCAGGTTCAGCAGAACCACCACTGGCGCGCTGGGGGCACCGGCGTCCACCCGACCGTTCAGCGTCACACCATCTTCTGGACCGATCGTGAGCACTCCACCCCCCAGGCGCCGGTCGATGTTCACGCTGCTGGGGCCGTGCACAATCCTGCCGAGAGCGGTTCGACGCACATCGCCCTCTCGGTTCCACTGCTCTTTTGAAAGCGGCACCGGCTTCGCCGCAATCAACTTCCTCCCCTCCTGCGCCGCGAACTTCGGGATCGTCGTGAAGTCCTTCGGCCGCGTGTCGCCGGGGAAGCACCGCAGGTCTTCCGGCTTCTCGGTCTCGAACTTCGGCTCCGGGACCGGGTCGCCTTTGCCCTCGCCCTTGAGGTGCAGCGTCATGAAGCCGTACATCGCCTCGCGCATCGCCTTGCTGTAGTCGTGCGGCGACTCGAAGATCGCGTGTTGAAGGTGGTCCGGCTTGCCGAGCAACTTGTAAACCGGTGCGGTGAGCGCGAGCGACTTCTTGGCCTCACCCACCGAGAACTGGAAGGCGTCCTTGGTGGCGCTCACCACCATGAGTGCTCGGGGGGCGGTCAGCGCGAGGACCGCCCACTCTTCGGTGAACGTGAGCGCGCCGGGAACCACCTCGCACATGCAGCACGCCGCCTGCAAGTACGCCTGATAGTTGCCGACCGAGCACACCGGTACGACGCACTTGAACCGCTTGTCCCACGCGCCGGCGTACATGGTCTGGTTGCCGCCGCCGCTGGCGCCGGTGATGCCAATTTTTGACTTGTCCACTTCCGGGCGCGTTTCGAGGTAAT from the Frigoriglobus tundricola genome contains:
- a CDS encoding SMP-30/gluconolactonase/LRE family protein, producing the protein MSRVVALAFSALFVAVPVSPAADEVPPAKQYQAFVLKRAAELRKNDRAPTSAEEWQKRDAELRKNLLAAWGGFPEKPCALDPVQHGDPLKRDGYTVEKLTFQTRPGVRMTANLYIPDAAKKQPAPAILMVHGHWKGAKQDPVVQSRCIGAAKLGFVVLCVDAFGAGERGVGTALGEYHGDMTAATLLPLGTPLSGLQVYENMRAVDYLETRPEVDKSKIGITGASGGGNQTMYAGAWDKRFKCVVPVCSVGNYQAYLQAACCMCEVVPGALTFTEEWAVLALTAPRALMVVSATKDAFQFSVGEAKKSLALTAPVYKLLGKPDHLQHAIFESPHDYSKAMREAMYGFMTLHLKGEGKGDPVPEPKFETEKPEDLRCFPGDTRPKDFTTIPKFAAQEGRKLIAAKPVPLSKEQWNREGDVRRTALGRIVHGPSSVNIDRRLGGGVLTIGPEDGVTLNGRVDAGAPSAPVVVLLNLEGAAAAQKSDLYHLLKGAGATVVTFDLRGTGTLAAAGERVGRAPDHNSAEWALWLGRPLLEQWRTDAQRVLLVLRDEGGLKDVTVVGQGPAGLLALCVAAADGTEKRIARVAAVDTLASFVTDEPLANQRLGTLAPGILRDVGDVGHIAALCAPKRLVIAGGVSGGGKALKPDELATAYAPASAAFKLLGKEKDFVITTPAAVLKELGLVAADAKDEPIFEPGAKLVPLSAEGAGGEGPAWDPKFGVFTSGEKGIHQLTPTGEKTIWREKAGTNGLLFDRDGNLVCCEPVSRSVSRIDRTGKRTVLTDRFGGKKYNQPNDLTIDSKNRIYFSDPRYGPRSDMQQKDEKGNTIEGVYRIDPDGTVSRVIGREVERANGVLVSPDDKYLFVADNNNDTGGARKLYRFDLKADGRVDLKSQKLLHDWGKGRGPDGVKQDSKGRLYVAGGLNKPNPPAEPAPDVKGGIYVIDPESGKLLAFVAVPTDEVTNCAFGGDDLKTLYITGGGTLYSIRTTAPGRVIWPKK